In one Arachis duranensis cultivar V14167 chromosome 9, aradu.V14167.gnm2.J7QH, whole genome shotgun sequence genomic region, the following are encoded:
- the LOC107464914 gene encoding uncharacterized protein LOC107464914 translates to MDLRKCKPLGGVSSQTVTPLSVSSQMNEMARSLKDVGGVSHAIRTDIDIDLREVYFLIMHFLSAGPCQKTLLQFWNELQEHQLLPRRYHAWYSRSGLPGEDAAEDDDGISFPLSYNNLLERYPHIAKDHLVKLLKQLMLNMAHPLHGKVGGSSPNAADVPTLLGYGSFSLLDVDRETTDRQIKPPPVYLRWPHMEANQVQGLSLREIGGGFAKHHRAPSIRSVCYAIAKPSTLVQKMQNIKKLRGHRVAVYCAIFDRSGRYVISGSDDRLVKIWSMETAFCLASCRGHEGDITDLAVSSNNALVASASNDFVIRVWHLPNGMPISVLRGHTGAVNTIAFSPRPNAYELLSASDDGTCRIWDARHSQKKPRIYLPRPSDAVTGRSSGAPANVPSSSNGQQSHQILCCAFNANGTVFVTGSSDTYARVWNAFKSNSEDSEQPIHEMDVLAGHENDVNYVQFSGCSVPSKFLTADPWREENNLKLRNYWYCHDNIVTCSRDGSAIIWVPRSRRSHGKVGRWVRAYHLKVPPPPLPPQPPRGGPRQRPLPTPRGVNMIVWSLDNRFVLAAIMDCRICVWNAVDGSLVHSLTGHSASSYVLDVHPFNPRIAMSAGYDGRTIVWDIWEGVPVQTYELGRFKLVDGKFSPDGTSIVLSDDVGQIYFVNTGQGESQKDAKYDQFFLGDYRPLIQDTQGNVLDQETQLPPHRRNIQEPLCDSSMLPYPEPYQTQFQQRRHSALGIEWRPSLIKYAVGPDFSVGQDYQVLPLPDLEGMVEPQAEFIDAVFWEPEYEIVSDDNDSEYNVNEDHISAAERGSISAISSSDLESSEDSGNRDSLRRSRRKKHNVDVEAMTSSGRRVRKRNLNECVGNPSGSSRNKKSKGSLKSSKRKSSKAKALRPQRTAARNARNIFSQIGETSTDGDDDDHEDESSDSLQDSDISEPERKMHGKHDELKRPALEEFANVVKSPVYSEPPVNVENRRRLVLKFSLSKKTVPLEDTTPSCETHSNMLCDSEYSRHQESTENTLPESSIDPALSYMDVNNAQHPESHNRNECSDRTQAESSINHTETRRQKHALPRLEDALQTDTEFDGHLEHDANGSEHMVNKLEAAGSMINQESADHYNVDDLSCGYNKLNDGDKGQSGFEKQKEGSQKTINISSSHSLDHKMKAPMKSTKIVIKKKQISADNVGPCRLKIVSSNGASIGARGDVVSRSSSVMDPNLVINGPEGEDGIKLSSPQLRHSYSDRRSYDHAHERRMSYKGEANPDGLACDWEEHTSTFSNQSDSENGESDVVSDTIRRTRSTRMKTNSDEPSSLNIRIKTRGSQNSRALSGLEGSSIRGSDQLHRGTRSSRNRREYVSIDPGILTRKMSNRRFKKLSWLMLSEHEEGYRYIPQLGDEVVYLRQGHQEYIELMGLSITGPWRSFSGLRTSEICKVDKLEYAAQPGSGDSCCKLTLRFIDPSSPAEGKSFQLTLPELINFSDFVIERTWYEASMNQGWSSRDKCMVWWKDSDSDGGGNWWEGRIMALQDKSPEFPDSPWLRCQVQYKTEPGANYPHSPWELYDPDTRWVHPHIDKDTRDKLLSLFAKLDHRDKYSIQALEEITDKTDFSSRYTVQFHPELIQARLKNDYYRSVDSVKQHDLWVKEGRLKEVFPRLYRVSNNVDSRVCERELRDWEMVDLNSILQMLSKVVVKADKVDKLVCKHESFLTWFVILEG, encoded by the exons ATGGATTTGCGGAAGTGCAAACCTTTGGGTGGTGTATCTTCCCAGACTGTTACACCTTTGAGTGTTTCGAGCCAGATGAATGAGATGGCCCGATCCCTCAAGGATGTGGGAGGTGTCAGCCATGCTATTCGGACTGATATAGATATAGACCTGCGGGAAGTTTACTTTCTGATTATGCACTTTTTGTCTGCTGGGCCATGCCAGAAGACTTTGCTGCAGTTCTGGAATGAACTCCAAGAACATCAGCTTCTACCGAGAAGATATCATGCTTGGTATTCAAGAAGTGGTTTACCTGGTGAGGATGCTGCTGAAGATGACGATGGCATCTCTTTTCCTTTGAGTTACAATAATTTGCTGGAAAG GTATCCTCACATAGCTAAGGATCACTTGGTAAAGCTTCTGAAACAATTAATGCTGAATATGGCTCATCCTTTGCATGGAAAAGTTGGAGGAAGTAGTCCTAATGCAGCTGATGTTCCTACTCTACTTGGATATGGTTCATTTTCACTTTTGGATG TTGACAGAGAAACAACAGACAGGCAAATTAAGCCCCCTCCAGTTTACTTGCGTTGGCCACACATGGAGGCTAATCAGGTTCAGGGGTTGAGCTTGAGGGAAATAGGTGGTGGTTTTGCAAAACACCATCGTGCTCCATCTATTCGCTCTGTATGTTACGCTATCGCCAAACCATCAACTTTGGTGCAAAAGatgcaaaatattaaaaagttaagGGGGCACCGTGTTGCTGTCTATTGTG CTATATTTGATCGATCAGGTAGATATGTTATCAGTGGTTCAGATGATCGTCTTGTCAAGATTTGGTCTATGGAAACTGCATTTTGTTTAGCTAGTTGCCGTGGACACGAA GGTGATATCACTGACTTGGCTGTAAGCTCAAACAATGCTTTGGTAGCATCTGCATCAAATGATTTTGTGATTCGAGTT TGGCACTTACCAAATGGGATGCCGATATCAGTTTTACGGGGACATACTGGGGCTGTTAATACTATTGCATTTAGTCCCAGACCCAATGCATATGAGCTGCTATC GGCATCAGATGATGGGACTTGTAGAATATGGGATGCAAGGCACTCGCAAAAGAAACCACGAATATACCTGCCACGACCATCAGATGCTGTAACTG GGAGGAGCAGTGGCGCACCAGCTAATGTACCATCCTCAAGTAATGGACAACAAAGCCATCAGATACTTTGTTGTGCATTTAATGCAAATGGAACTGTTTTTGTTACTGGTAGCTCTGATACTTATGCCCGG GTGTGGAATGCTTTTAAGTCCAACTCGGAAGACTCAGAACAACCAATACATGAGATGGATGTATTAGCCGGCCATGAGAATGATGTTAATTATGTGCAGTTTAG TGGTTGCTCTGTGCCTTCAAAATTTTTGACAGCTGACCCTTGGAGAGAAGAAAATAACCTGAAGCTCAGAAATTACTG GTATTGTCATGATAACATAGTTACATGCTCTCGTGATGGAAGTGCCATTATATGGGTTCCTAGATCTCGTAGATCTCAT GGAAAGGTTGGTCGCTGGGTTCGTGCATATCATCTGAAAGTGCCACCACCACCTTTGCCTCCTCAACCTCCACGAGGGGGTCCTAGACAGAGACCCCTTCCTACTCCCCGTGGTGTCAACATGATTGTGTGGAGCCTGGACAATCGCTTTGTACTGGCCGCTATCATGG ATTGCAGGATATGTGTTTGGAATGCAGTTGATGGCAGCTTAGTGCACTCTTTGACTGGTCATTCAGCATCT TCTTACGTTTTGGATGTTCATCCTTTCAACCCGCGGATAGCTATGAGTGCTGGCTATGATGGTCGAACTATTGTGTGGGAT ATATGGGAGGGTGTACCTGTTCAGACATATGAACTTGGACGTTTTAAGTTGGTTGATGGGAAGTTTTCTCC GGATGGAACATCCATTGTGCTTTCAGATGATGTTGGTCAAATATATTTTGTGAATACAGGTCAAGGGGAATCTCAGAAGGATGCCAAATATGATCAG TTCTTTCTTGGTGATTATCGTCCCCTTATTCAGGATACTCAGGGAAATGTTCTTGATCAG GAGACCCAACTACCTCCACACCGAAGAAACATTCAGGAACCCCTATGTGATTCaa GTATGTTGCCATATCCAGAGCCCTATCAGACTCAATTTCAGCAGCGTCGACACAGTGCTCTTGGCATTGAGTGGCGTCCTTCATTGATAAAATATGCTGTTGGTCCTGATTTTAGTGTTGGTCAGGACTACCAGGTATTACCTTTGCCAGATTTGGAAGGAATGGTTGAGCCACAAGCAGAATTCATTGATGCTGTGTTCTGGGAACCAGAATACGAGATTGTAAGTGATGATAATGACTCTGAGTACAATGTAAATGAGGATCATATCAGTGCTGCTGAACGAGGGAGCATTAGTGCCATCTCTTCTAGTGATCTAGAAAGCAGTGAAGACTCTGGAAACAGGGATAGCCTTCGTAGATCAAGAAGGAAAAAGCATAATGTTGAT GTTGAAGCAATGACTTCTTCTGGAAGGCGTGTCCGGAAAAGGAATTTGAATGAGTGTGTTGGAAATCCTTCTGGAAGTAGCAGAAATAAGAAATCCAAAGGCAGCTTGAAATCATCAAAACGGAAATCTTCCAAAGCTAAGGCATTGAGACCCCAGAGAACTGCTGCACGGAATGCTCGGAATATTTTCTCCCAAATTGGTGAAACATCTACAGATggagatgatgatgatcatgaagATGAATCATCAGACAGTTTACAGGATTCTGACATTAGTGAACCTGAGAGGAAAATGCATGGTAAACATGATGAACTTAAAAGACCAGCTTTGGAAGAGTTTGCCAATGTAGTTAAGTCACCTGTATATTCTGAGCCTCCAGTAAATGTCGAAAATAGACGGCGACTGGTTCTTAAGTTTTCACTTTCAAAGAAGACCGTGCCTTTAGAGGACACAACCCCATCATGTGAGACTCATTCCAATATGCTATGTGATTCAGAGTATTCTAGACACCAAGAAAGCACTGAAAATACTCTACCAGAAAGTTCTATAGACCCAGCATTATCTTATATGGATGTAAATAATGCTCAACATCCTGAAAGCCATAACAGAAATGAATGTAGTGATAGAACACAAGCTGAATCATCTATAAATCACACGGAGACAAGGAGACAGAAACATGCACTTCCAAGATTAGAGGATGCATTGCAGACTGATACTGAATTTGATGGCCATCTTGAGCACGATGCCAATGG ATCAGAGCATATGGTTAACAAATTAGAAGCTGCTGGTTCCATGATTAATCAAGAGTCAGCTGATCATTATAATGTTGATGACTTGTCATGTGGTTACAATAAGTTGAATGACGGAGATAAAGGCCAGTCTGGATTTGAGAAACAAAAGGAAGGCTCACAGAAAACAATTAATATTTCCTCAAGTCACTCTTTGGATCACAAAATGAAAGCTCCTATGAAATCAACGAAGATAGTTATTAAGAAAAAGCAGATTTCAGCTGACAATGTAGGTCCCTGCAGACTGAAAATTGTTAGTTCTAATGGAGCTTCAATAGGTGCTAGAGGTGATGTAGTTTCTAGAAGTTCCTCTGTTATGGACCCTAATCTAGTTATCAATGGGCCAGAAGGTGAAGATGGCATAAAATTAAGTTCACCACAATTACGGCATTCATATTCAGACAGAAGAAGTTATGATCATGCCCATGAAAGGAGAATGTCATATAAAGGTGAAGCCAATCCAGATGGCCTTGCTTGTGATTGGGAAGAACATACTTCTACTTTCAGCAACCAATCTGATTCAGAAAATGGTGAATCAGATGTTGTAAGTGATACAATACGTCGGACACGGTCTACCAGGATGAAGACAAATTCTGATGAGCCAAGTTCTTTGAACATAAGGATTAAGACTCGCGGGAGCCAAAATTCCAGGGCCTTATCCGGTTTGGAAGGCTCTTCCATTAGAGGTTCGGATCAACTTCATCGAGGAACAAGGTCTAGCAGAAACAGACGTGAATATGTTTCCATTGACCCTGGTATTTTAACCCGAAAGATGTCAAATCGCCGTTTCAAAAAATTGTCATGGCTGATGCTTTCAGAGCATGAGGAGGGTTACAGATATATACCTCAACTTGGTGATGAAGTTGTATACTTGAGACAG GGACATCAAGAGTACATCGAGTTAATGGGGCTGAGCATAACAGGTCCATGGAGATCATTTTCAGGGCTACGTACttctgagatttgcaaggttgACAAACTTGAATATGCGGCTCAGCCGGGTTCTGGGGATAGCTGTTGTAAACTCACACTTCGATTTATCGATCCTTCTTCGCCAGCAGAAGGGAAATCATTTCAATTAACTCTACCTGAACTGATTAACTTCTCTGATTTTGTTATTGAAAGAACATGGTATGAAGCTTCAATGAATCAAGGTTGGTCTTCAAGAGATAAATGCATGGTCTGGTGGAAGGATTCTGATTCAGATGGTGGTGGAAATTGGTGGGAGGGTCGAATTATGGCACTACAAGACAAATCTCCTGAGTTTCCTGACAGTCCTTGGTTAAGGTGTCAGGTCCAGTACAAGACTGAACCAGGAGCAAACTATCCGCACAGCCCGTGGGAACTTTATGATCCTGATACTCGATGGGTGCATCCCCACATTGACAAAGATACTAGAGACAAGCTGCTGTCTCTTTTTGCTAAATTAGACCACAGG GATAAGTACAGTATCCAGGCATTGGAGGAAATAACTGACAAGACGGATTTTTCAAGCAG GTATACCGTTCAATTTCATCCCGAACTGATTCAAGCAAGGTTAAAGAATGATTATTATAGGAGTGTGGATAGTGTTAAGCAg